The following coding sequences are from one bacterium HR17 window:
- a CDS encoding NADH-quinone oxidoreductase subunit 11 yields MAITLTHYFVLSAILFAIGVYGVLTRRNAIALLMGIELMLNAVNINLVAMNRFLQPDWRIVTGQIFAGFIIVLAAAEAAVGFALVIAIYRNLDRINVDEVNILKW; encoded by the coding sequence GTGGCAATTACGCTGACCCATTATTTCGTCCTGTCTGCCATCTTGTTTGCCATCGGTGTTTACGGCGTCTTGACCCGACGCAACGCCATCGCCCTGCTCATGGGCATTGAGTTGATGCTCAACGCTGTCAACATCAATCTCGTGGCGATGAACCGCTTCCTACAACCCGATTGGCGCATCGTCACGGGGCAAATTTTCGCAGGCTTCATCATCGTCTTGGCGGCTGCTGAAGCCGCCGTCGGCTTTGCGCTGGTCATCGCCATCTACCGCAACCTTGACCGCATTAATGTGGATGAGGTGAACATCTTGAAGTGGTGA